From Pontibacter actiniarum, a single genomic window includes:
- a CDS encoding alpha-1,4-glucan--maltose-1-phosphate maltosyltransferase produces the protein MEQLEGTKRIVIESVQPEIDCGRFPAKRVVGEELVVTADVFADGHDEVKARLLYRHSRRRNWTAVPMEFVGNDRWRGTFTPDAMGRYEYTIEGWVDHFYTWQKGLKKKFEANQDVTVELQIGAQLMEAAAENAKPGQQKRLRKWAEQLRTSQSHAEDVGFATGQDVSELMDACCEKENVTTYDKVLQLDVERQKALFSAWYEFFPRSAAQEAGRHGTFRDCARLLPRIAEMGFDTIYLPPIHPIGRAFRKGKNNAVTSEPGEPGSPWAIGAEEGGHDAILPELGTLEEFRDFVHQAREHGLEIALDFAIQCSPDHPYVKEHPEWFKWRPDGTVQYAENPPKKYQDVLPVNFETEDWPNLWRELRRVLLHWIDQGVFVFRVDNPHTKAFSFWEWVIADIRKDHPQVIFLAEAFTRPRVMERLAKLGFTQSYTYYTWRNSAQEVREYMHELTQTELRDYFRPNFWPNTPDILPYALQEGGEPAHITRVVMAATLSSNYGLYGPVYEFGINNAVPGKEEYYDSEKYEVKHWDWGKLTKIREVITLINKIRKVNPALQTTWNIEFGECDNQAILSYVKWSSDFSNKILVVVNLDPHHTQSGWVKVPLWKLKMASDQQYLVHDLLTERKYTWTGEFNYVELRPHEMPVHVFRLEEANPGMGHDHLDDNWLPNEHRTNE, from the coding sequence ATGGAACAACTCGAAGGAACAAAGCGAATTGTTATAGAAAGTGTGCAGCCCGAAATCGACTGCGGCAGGTTCCCGGCCAAGCGCGTGGTGGGGGAGGAGCTGGTGGTGACCGCTGACGTGTTTGCCGACGGCCACGACGAAGTAAAGGCCCGGCTGCTGTACCGCCACTCCCGCAGGAGGAACTGGACGGCGGTGCCGATGGAGTTTGTGGGCAACGACCGCTGGCGGGGCACTTTTACCCCGGACGCCATGGGGCGCTACGAATACACCATTGAAGGCTGGGTAGACCATTTCTACACCTGGCAGAAGGGGCTGAAAAAGAAGTTCGAGGCGAACCAGGACGTAACGGTGGAACTGCAGATCGGGGCACAGCTCATGGAGGCAGCCGCCGAGAACGCCAAGCCCGGCCAGCAGAAACGCCTGCGCAAGTGGGCCGAACAGCTGCGCACCAGCCAGTCGCATGCCGAGGACGTGGGCTTTGCCACCGGCCAGGACGTCAGCGAGCTGATGGACGCCTGCTGCGAAAAGGAGAACGTTACCACCTACGATAAGGTGCTGCAGCTGGACGTGGAGCGCCAGAAGGCCCTGTTCAGCGCCTGGTACGAGTTCTTTCCGAGGTCTGCCGCGCAGGAGGCCGGCCGTCACGGCACGTTCCGGGACTGCGCACGCCTGCTGCCCCGCATCGCTGAGATGGGCTTCGACACGATCTACCTGCCGCCAATCCACCCGATTGGCCGCGCCTTCAGAAAAGGGAAAAACAATGCTGTAACCTCCGAGCCGGGTGAGCCGGGGTCCCCCTGGGCCATCGGTGCCGAAGAGGGGGGGCACGATGCCATCCTGCCGGAGCTGGGTACGCTTGAGGAGTTCCGTGATTTTGTGCACCAGGCGCGGGAGCATGGCCTGGAGATAGCGCTGGACTTCGCCATCCAATGCTCACCGGACCACCCTTACGTAAAGGAGCACCCGGAGTGGTTTAAATGGCGACCGGACGGCACCGTGCAGTATGCCGAGAACCCGCCTAAAAAGTACCAGGATGTGCTGCCCGTTAATTTCGAGACGGAAGACTGGCCGAACCTGTGGCGTGAGCTGAGGCGCGTGCTCCTGCACTGGATAGACCAGGGCGTGTTTGTCTTCCGCGTGGATAACCCGCATACCAAGGCGTTCAGCTTTTGGGAGTGGGTGATTGCCGATATCCGCAAAGACCACCCGCAGGTGATCTTCCTGGCCGAGGCCTTTACACGCCCGCGCGTGATGGAGCGCCTGGCCAAGCTTGGCTTCACGCAATCGTATACCTACTACACCTGGCGCAACTCAGCCCAGGAGGTTCGCGAGTACATGCACGAGCTCACCCAGACAGAGCTGCGCGACTATTTCCGCCCGAACTTCTGGCCTAACACTCCGGACATTCTGCCTTACGCGCTGCAGGAGGGCGGAGAGCCCGCACACATTACCCGCGTGGTCATGGCGGCCACCCTCTCATCCAACTATGGCCTCTACGGCCCGGTGTATGAGTTCGGCATCAACAATGCGGTGCCGGGCAAGGAAGAGTATTATGACTCCGAGAAGTACGAGGTGAAGCACTGGGACTGGGGCAAGCTTACCAAAATCCGGGAGGTGATTACGCTTATCAACAAAATCCGCAAGGTAAACCCCGCCCTGCAGACTACCTGGAACATTGAGTTCGGGGAGTGCGACAACCAGGCCATCCTCAGCTATGTGAAGTGGAGCAGTGATTTCAGCAATAAGATTCTCGTAGTTGTAAACCTGGACCCGCACCACACGCAGAGCGGCTGGGTGAAGGTGCCGCTTTGGAAGCTGAAAATGGCTTCGGACCAGCAGTACCTGGTGCACGACCTGCTCACCGAGCGTAAGTACACCTGGACCGGCGAGTTTAACTACGTAGAGCTGCGCCCGCACGAAATGCCGGTGCACGTGTTCCGCCTGGAGGAGGCCAACCCCGGCATGGGGCATGATCACCTCGACGATAACTGGCTACCGAACGAACACCGCACCAACGAATAA
- the treZ gene encoding malto-oligosyltrehalose trehalohydrolase, whose translation MAILREIGAHFTPDKGTVFTVWAPKAEKVEVLLHKPEPIQVPLQREAMGYWTALSEFATPGTRYTFVLDGETQRPDPASHFQPDGVHEPSAVVDHHAFAWTDKKWKNLPLHEYIIYELHVGTFTPEGTFESMIERLPELKELGVTAIEIMPVAQFPGSRNWGYDGVFPFAAQNSYGGPEGLKKLVNACHAQGLAVVLDVVYNHMGPEGNYLNDFGPYFTDKYKTPWGTALNFDDNHADAVRNFFFQNALMWLREYHIDALRLDAVHAIYDMSAKHFLQELQEHVQELEEQLGRDFILIAESDLNDVRLINPMDRGGYGLDAQWSDDFHHVIHALFTGEQSGYYVGFGKTDQLTKVMEKAFVYDGLYSEHRHRTFGSSTAHNQAAQFVVCSQNHDQVGNRMLGERLSELVDYETLKVIAALVILSPYQPMLFMGEEYGERNPFLYFVSHGDKDLIEAVRKGRREEFSAFAWQGEAPDPQSEETFERSKLTRSYTSESQQNKLREYYKRLLQLRKSTACLAKPDKDKVLARMDENGAVLHLVHHTREPYCYSLFNLSDTAQTVRLLRPDEAAGNWKPLLHSAAADWGGPGTDQPEALEQSADVTLPPKSVLVLAQQTH comes from the coding sequence ATGGCTATACTTAGAGAAATAGGAGCGCATTTTACCCCCGACAAAGGCACCGTTTTCACGGTTTGGGCACCCAAGGCCGAAAAGGTGGAAGTGCTGCTGCATAAACCCGAACCCATACAGGTACCCCTCCAGCGCGAGGCCATGGGCTACTGGACTGCCCTGAGCGAATTTGCCACGCCCGGCACCCGCTACACCTTTGTGCTGGACGGCGAGACGCAGCGCCCCGACCCTGCCTCGCACTTCCAGCCGGACGGGGTGCACGAGCCCTCGGCCGTAGTAGACCATCACGCCTTTGCCTGGACAGACAAAAAGTGGAAGAACCTGCCCCTGCACGAGTACATCATCTATGAGCTGCATGTGGGCACCTTCACCCCAGAGGGCACGTTTGAAAGTATGATTGAGCGCCTGCCGGAGCTGAAGGAGCTGGGGGTCACGGCTATCGAGATCATGCCGGTGGCGCAGTTCCCGGGCAGCCGCAACTGGGGCTACGACGGCGTTTTCCCTTTTGCCGCGCAAAACTCCTACGGTGGCCCCGAAGGGCTGAAGAAGCTGGTGAACGCCTGCCATGCGCAGGGGCTGGCCGTGGTGCTGGACGTGGTGTACAACCACATGGGCCCGGAGGGGAACTACCTCAACGACTTCGGCCCCTACTTTACCGACAAGTATAAAACGCCCTGGGGCACGGCCCTCAACTTCGACGACAACCACGCCGACGCGGTGCGCAACTTCTTTTTCCAAAACGCACTGATGTGGCTGCGCGAGTACCACATCGACGCCCTGCGCCTGGATGCCGTGCACGCCATTTACGACATGAGCGCCAAGCACTTTTTGCAGGAGCTGCAGGAGCATGTGCAGGAGCTGGAGGAGCAGCTGGGCCGCGACTTTATCCTGATCGCCGAGAGTGACCTGAACGATGTGCGCCTCATTAACCCGATGGACCGCGGCGGCTACGGCCTGGACGCGCAGTGGAGCGACGACTTCCACCATGTTATCCACGCCCTGTTTACGGGGGAGCAGAGCGGCTACTACGTGGGCTTCGGTAAAACCGACCAGCTGACGAAGGTTATGGAGAAGGCGTTCGTTTACGATGGGCTGTACTCGGAGCACCGCCACCGCACCTTTGGCAGCAGCACAGCGCACAACCAGGCAGCGCAGTTTGTCGTCTGCTCCCAAAACCATGACCAGGTGGGCAACCGCATGCTGGGCGAGCGCCTTTCGGAGCTGGTGGACTATGAGACGCTGAAAGTTATTGCTGCCTTGGTTATACTTTCGCCGTACCAGCCCATGCTGTTTATGGGGGAAGAGTACGGGGAGCGGAACCCGTTTTTATACTTCGTAAGCCACGGAGACAAAGACCTGATAGAAGCCGTGCGCAAAGGCCGCCGCGAGGAGTTCAGTGCCTTCGCCTGGCAGGGCGAGGCCCCGGACCCGCAGAGCGAAGAGACCTTTGAGCGCTCCAAACTTACCCGCAGCTACACGTCCGAGTCACAGCAGAACAAGCTGCGCGAGTACTACAAGCGCCTCCTGCAACTACGCAAAAGCACCGCCTGCCTCGCCAAACCGGACAAGGACAAAGTGTTGGCCCGTATGGACGAGAACGGTGCCGTGCTGCACCTGGTGCACCACACGCGGGAGCCGTACTGCTACAGCCTGTTTAACCTCAGCGACACCGCCCAGACCGTCCGGCTGCTGCGGCCCGACGAGGCTGCCGGCAACTGGAAACCCCTCCTGCACTCCGCAGCAGCGGACTGGGGAGGGCCTGGCACTGACCAACCGGAGGCGCTGGAGCAGAGCGCTGATGTAACGCTTCCGCCAAAATCGGTACTCGTACTTGCACAACAGACACACTAG
- a CDS encoding DUF3536 domain-containing protein, which yields MNKYVCIHGHFYQPPRENPWLNEVELQESASPYHDWNERISEECYARNSASRILNAKGNIVDIINNYGYISFNFGPTLLEWMQRKDPDTYKAILEADKESQKRFSGHGSAIAQVYNHIIMPLANERDKQTQVIWGIYDFTKRFGRAPEGMWLAETAADTPTLEVLAEHGIKFTILSPYQARSFRKIGDKEWTSAEGARINPRRPYLCQLPSGRQIVLFFYDGPVSQGIAFERLLNRGEDFAHRLVSVFDEHSKEPQVMNIATDGETYGHHHRFGEMALSYAINHLEEENLAQITVYGEFIEKFPPQYEARIIEESSWSCAHGVERWRSDCGCNTGGHPNWNQAWRTPIRNAFDWLRDELAPLYEAEMQQLGADPWQTRNDYIQVVMDRSEENVERFISDHTSRELSMPEKVRFLKLMEMEYHTLLIYTSCGWFFDEVSGIETVQDIFYASRALQLAHDIGGKDLEPAFLKLLSAAKSNLRERGDASMIYEQSVKPTMIDLLRVGAHYAVSSMFQDFSEELDLYSFTAVSEEYDCTQAGRQRLAVGRAIIKSKVTWEQLTVTYGVLHLGDHQLFGGVREFMSYEDYEQLREELKTAFERGYVSEVIMLLDKHFESHSYSFWHLFKDDQKKILDQVLGHTMEGVENDFQQLYDNNYSLIAAIKTIGMEMPRPLQTTVDYVVNTRLLREFEAEEPDPQEVRRLLEEVNRMKVKLSLDQLEFALTQRVDQMMRRIQEHPQDTATMDRLVKLLNVIDGSQLETDFWQAQNIAFRMQQDGYADMKKRSTQGDQAATAWCQKFEKLYQNLNLNI from the coding sequence ATGAACAAATACGTATGCATCCACGGTCACTTTTACCAGCCCCCGCGTGAGAACCCCTGGCTAAACGAGGTGGAGCTGCAGGAGTCGGCATCGCCCTACCACGACTGGAACGAGCGCATTTCCGAGGAGTGCTACGCCCGCAACTCCGCCTCCCGCATCCTGAACGCAAAGGGCAACATCGTCGACATTATCAACAACTACGGCTATATCAGCTTTAACTTTGGCCCTACCCTGCTGGAGTGGATGCAGCGCAAGGACCCGGATACGTACAAGGCAATTCTAGAGGCTGATAAGGAGAGCCAGAAGCGCTTTTCCGGCCACGGATCGGCCATTGCCCAGGTATACAACCATATTATTATGCCGCTGGCCAACGAGCGCGACAAGCAGACGCAGGTGATCTGGGGCATTTACGATTTCACCAAGCGCTTTGGCCGTGCCCCGGAAGGCATGTGGCTGGCCGAGACCGCTGCCGACACGCCGACACTGGAGGTGCTGGCGGAGCACGGAATCAAGTTCACGATCCTCTCGCCTTATCAGGCCCGGTCTTTCCGCAAGATAGGCGACAAAGAGTGGACCAGTGCCGAGGGCGCCCGTATAAACCCGCGCCGCCCGTACCTGTGCCAGCTCCCCTCGGGCAGGCAGATCGTACTCTTCTTTTACGATGGGCCGGTGTCGCAGGGCATCGCCTTTGAGCGGCTGCTAAACCGCGGCGAGGACTTCGCCCACCGGCTGGTCAGCGTGTTTGACGAGCACAGCAAGGAGCCGCAGGTAATGAACATCGCCACCGACGGCGAAACCTATGGGCACCACCACCGCTTCGGCGAAATGGCCCTGTCGTATGCCATCAACCACCTGGAGGAGGAGAACCTGGCGCAGATCACGGTGTACGGTGAGTTTATAGAGAAATTCCCGCCTCAGTACGAGGCCCGCATCATCGAAGAGAGCTCCTGGAGCTGCGCTCACGGCGTGGAACGCTGGCGCAGCGACTGCGGCTGCAACACCGGTGGCCACCCCAACTGGAACCAGGCCTGGCGCACGCCCATCCGGAACGCCTTTGACTGGCTGCGCGACGAACTGGCCCCGCTCTACGAAGCGGAGATGCAGCAGTTGGGTGCAGACCCCTGGCAAACGCGCAACGACTACATACAGGTGGTGATGGACCGCTCAGAGGAGAACGTGGAGCGTTTTATCAGCGATCATACCTCCCGGGAACTGAGTATGCCGGAAAAAGTGCGTTTCCTGAAACTGATGGAGATGGAATACCACACGCTGCTCATTTACACAAGCTGCGGCTGGTTCTTCGACGAGGTGTCCGGCATTGAGACGGTGCAGGATATTTTCTATGCTTCGCGCGCTCTGCAGCTGGCCCACGATATTGGGGGCAAAGACCTGGAGCCGGCGTTCTTGAAACTGCTTAGCGCGGCAAAGAGCAACCTCAGGGAGCGCGGCGACGCCAGCATGATTTATGAGCAGTCGGTGAAGCCCACCATGATCGACCTGCTGCGCGTGGGGGCCCACTACGCCGTGTCGTCCATGTTCCAGGATTTTTCTGAGGAGCTTGACCTCTACAGCTTCACCGCCGTTTCGGAGGAGTACGACTGCACCCAGGCGGGGCGGCAACGGCTGGCGGTGGGCCGCGCCATCATTAAAAGCAAAGTAACCTGGGAGCAGCTTACCGTTACCTACGGCGTGCTGCACCTGGGCGACCACCAGCTGTTTGGCGGGGTGCGCGAGTTCATGAGCTACGAAGACTACGAGCAGCTGCGCGAAGAGCTGAAGACAGCCTTTGAGCGGGGCTATGTCAGCGAGGTGATCATGCTGCTGGACAAGCACTTTGAGTCGCACAGCTACTCTTTCTGGCACTTGTTTAAGGACGATCAGAAAAAGATACTGGACCAGGTGCTGGGGCACACCATGGAGGGCGTGGAAAACGATTTCCAGCAGCTGTATGACAACAACTACTCCCTCATCGCCGCCATCAAAACCATTGGCATGGAGATGCCGCGCCCCCTGCAAACCACCGTCGACTACGTGGTGAACACCCGGCTGCTGCGCGAGTTTGAGGCGGAGGAGCCCGACCCGCAGGAAGTAAGAAGGCTGCTGGAGGAAGTAAACCGGATGAAGGTAAAGCTAAGCCTTGACCAGCTGGAGTTTGCCCTCACACAGCGCGTAGACCAGATGATGCGCCGGATACAGGAGCACCCGCAGGACACCGCCACCATGGACCGCCTCGTAAAACTGCTCAACGTAATTGACGGCTCCCAACTGGAGACGGATTTCTGGCAGGCCCAGAACATTGCCTTCCGGATGCAGCAGGATGGCTACGCAGACATGAAAAAACGTAGTACACAAGGCGACCAGGCGGCAACGGCCTGGTGCCAGAAATTTGAGAAACTCTACCAAAACCTGAACCTCAACATCTAG
- the treY gene encoding malto-oligosyltrehalose synthase: protein MVYIPSATYRLQTSPNFKLSDIKAQIPYLHELGVSTIYSAPFFCARPGSEHGYDVTAPYDINPEVGTKQELQEIALELRQRGMGWLQDIVPNHMAYHPDNVWLMDVLEKGPQSYFYTFFDIDFHHPDFNGQVMVPFLGDPLEKVLEQGQLELKFSDKGITVNYYDNAYPLSVSSYRPLLEEAQKASGEPEVTPLVAQSLKELQLHEGEESINPAAWGNFKKKLHKAEALRQALQQVIQRINPDKVQLRKLLNKQHFILCHWQETEKKINFRRFFTVNDLICLRMEHPEVFEQYHQFIKQLCDQELVQGLRVDHVDGLFDPSTYLKRLRQLAGPEQYIVVEKILEGEEELPERWPIQGNSGYDFLAWVSNLYTSKKGRRQLTDIYRRLVPEAPTNYEQLVFDKKMFILTNYMQGELENLLRQLQQRHLVPLEPEDKWRRALAVLLTAWPVYCIYGNRFPLSRGDMKVVDEAFAEAHKQAPDVEAQLKHLHTLFTLAPEDSEETAHHKLYFVMRSQQFTGPLAAKGVEDTTFYNYNRLISLNEVGNSPDIFHLETEEFHERMLYRQRVYPHSINATATHDTKRGEGARMRLNVLSEMAEEWEQKVQQWLQITKKYTSEPSNNDLYFLLQTLVGVLPLNGEVDDTLVERVQEYLEKALREAKVKTDWSAPNESYEQAMKDLVHQLLLQDEDFIHSFQPFFLKVAHYGWVYALSQTLLKITCPGVPDVYQGTELWDLSLVDPDNRRPVDYDLRRRYLQELQQEEEKGVEKLHEELLHHPEDAKVKLYLLHKALTTRRDLQPLFDQGQYIPLQVQGAQQQHVLAFARHHQGQWVLVVVPLLLVALVDSHHQPLGAEVWGDTAILLPQHAPQEWQQALGQGKLNATGALPVAEVLKTFPVALLTATNS, encoded by the coding sequence ATGGTATACATTCCTTCGGCCACTTACAGGCTCCAGACATCGCCCAATTTCAAGTTAAGTGATATAAAGGCACAGATCCCGTACCTGCATGAGCTGGGCGTCAGCACCATTTACTCAGCTCCTTTTTTCTGCGCCCGGCCCGGTAGCGAGCATGGCTACGACGTAACCGCCCCCTACGACATTAACCCGGAAGTGGGCACCAAACAGGAGCTGCAGGAGATAGCTCTGGAGCTGCGCCAGCGGGGCATGGGCTGGCTGCAGGACATCGTGCCGAACCACATGGCCTACCACCCGGACAATGTATGGCTGATGGATGTGCTTGAGAAAGGGCCGCAGTCCTACTTCTACACCTTCTTCGACATCGACTTTCACCACCCCGACTTTAACGGGCAGGTGATGGTGCCGTTCTTAGGAGACCCGCTGGAGAAAGTGCTGGAGCAGGGCCAGCTGGAGCTAAAGTTCAGCGACAAAGGGATCACCGTAAACTACTATGACAACGCCTACCCCTTGAGCGTTTCCAGCTACCGCCCCCTGCTGGAGGAAGCACAGAAAGCCTCGGGCGAGCCGGAGGTGACACCGCTGGTAGCGCAAAGCCTGAAGGAGCTGCAGTTGCACGAGGGGGAGGAAAGTATAAACCCCGCCGCCTGGGGCAACTTTAAGAAGAAGCTCCACAAAGCGGAGGCGCTCCGGCAGGCACTGCAGCAGGTTATTCAACGCATTAACCCGGACAAGGTACAGCTGCGAAAGCTGCTTAATAAACAGCACTTTATACTTTGCCACTGGCAGGAAACAGAGAAGAAAATCAACTTTCGCCGCTTTTTCACGGTGAACGACCTGATCTGCCTGCGCATGGAGCACCCGGAGGTGTTTGAGCAGTACCACCAGTTTATCAAACAGCTCTGTGACCAGGAGCTGGTGCAGGGCCTGCGCGTGGACCACGTAGACGGCCTCTTTGACCCAAGCACTTACTTGAAGCGCCTGCGCCAACTGGCCGGGCCGGAGCAGTACATCGTGGTGGAGAAGATACTGGAGGGTGAGGAGGAACTGCCGGAGCGCTGGCCGATACAGGGCAACAGCGGCTACGACTTCCTGGCCTGGGTCAGCAACCTGTATACTTCTAAAAAAGGCCGCCGGCAGCTCACCGACATTTACCGCCGCCTGGTGCCGGAGGCCCCCACCAACTATGAGCAGCTGGTATTCGATAAGAAAATGTTCATCCTGACCAACTACATGCAGGGGGAGCTGGAGAACCTGCTGCGGCAACTGCAGCAGCGCCACCTGGTTCCGCTGGAGCCGGAGGATAAATGGCGCCGTGCCCTCGCGGTGCTGCTGACGGCCTGGCCGGTGTACTGCATCTACGGCAACCGCTTCCCTCTATCCAGGGGGGATATGAAAGTAGTGGACGAGGCCTTTGCCGAGGCACACAAGCAAGCGCCGGACGTAGAGGCGCAGCTGAAGCACCTGCACACGCTCTTTACCCTCGCCCCGGAAGACAGCGAGGAAACAGCGCACCACAAGCTTTACTTTGTGATGCGAAGCCAGCAGTTTACAGGCCCCCTGGCTGCCAAAGGCGTCGAAGACACCACGTTCTACAACTATAACCGCCTGATTTCGCTGAACGAGGTGGGCAACAGCCCGGATATTTTCCACCTGGAAACAGAGGAGTTTCATGAGCGGATGCTCTACCGGCAGCGCGTGTACCCACACTCCATCAACGCCACCGCCACCCACGACACCAAGCGCGGCGAGGGTGCCCGCATGCGCCTGAACGTGCTGAGCGAGATGGCAGAAGAATGGGAGCAAAAAGTACAGCAGTGGCTTCAGATAACTAAAAAGTATACTTCCGAGCCTTCCAACAACGATTTGTACTTCCTGCTCCAGACGCTGGTGGGCGTGCTGCCGTTAAACGGCGAGGTAGACGACACGCTTGTGGAGCGGGTACAGGAGTACCTGGAGAAAGCACTGCGCGAGGCCAAGGTAAAAACGGATTGGTCGGCGCCGAACGAGAGCTATGAGCAGGCAATGAAGGACCTGGTGCACCAGCTGCTGCTGCAGGATGAGGACTTTATACATTCCTTCCAGCCGTTCTTCCTGAAAGTGGCCCACTACGGCTGGGTGTACGCCCTTAGCCAAACGCTGCTCAAGATCACCTGCCCCGGCGTGCCCGACGTGTACCAGGGCACCGAGCTCTGGGACCTGAGCCTGGTAGACCCCGATAACCGCCGCCCGGTGGACTATGACCTGCGCCGCCGCTACCTGCAGGAGCTGCAGCAGGAGGAAGAAAAAGGGGTGGAAAAGCTGCACGAGGAACTGCTGCATCACCCCGAGGACGCCAAGGTAAAACTGTACCTGCTGCACAAGGCGCTGACAACGCGCCGAGACCTGCAGCCACTGTTCGACCAGGGCCAGTACATTCCGCTACAGGTGCAGGGGGCACAGCAGCAGCACGTGCTGGCCTTCGCCCGCCACCATCAGGGGCAGTGGGTACTGGTAGTTGTTCCGCTCCTGCTCGTCGCATTGGTAGACAGCCACCACCAGCCGTTAGGCGCAGAGGTTTGGGGCGATACCGCTATCCTCTTACCGCAGCATGCGCCACAGGAGTGGCAGCAGGCACTGGGGCAGGGTAAGCTAAACGCAACCGGCGCCCTGCCCGTAGCAGAGGTACTAAAGACATTTCCTGTCGCATTGTTAACCGCAACCAACTCATGA
- the malQ gene encoding 4-alpha-glucanotransferase encodes MIIPERSAGILLHITSLPSRFGIGDLGPEAYTFADQLQEAGQRYWQILPLNPTEIGYGNSPYSSHSAFAGNPLLISPEQLVQEGLLQQKDLRHSESFHDAKVDFEQVSAFKVKLLHKAYKNFSNELPDALWKDFASFQKEHKLWLQDYARFAAFKKHYKHKSWVQWPEEVKWRKKKAIEELAEQLQEQVEFEMFLQFLFYHQWQKLKVYCNQKGIVFFGDMPFYVSHDSADVWSHPDLFKLDEEGNPTAVSGVPPDYFSETGQLWGTPVFDWKKLQEQDFDWWLHRIAHNLKLFGLLRLDHFRAFSAYWEVPAGEETAVNGEWVKTPGAPLLKLVQERFKELPIVAEDLGEIDQPVRDLMHKFDLPGMRVLLFAFGEDLPHSIYAPHQHTQNSIVYTGTHDNNTVRGWYEHEASRDDKRRLRQYSNHYVNIDNVHGVLIWLSYISVAQLAVIPMQDVLGLGIGHIMNKPSTGSGNWEWRMQPHQFTPEHRAELKELSQRYGRWK; translated from the coding sequence ATGATCATACCAGAACGCAGTGCAGGCATTCTGCTCCACATCACCTCTCTCCCCTCCCGCTTCGGCATTGGCGACCTTGGCCCCGAGGCCTATACTTTTGCCGACCAGCTACAGGAGGCCGGGCAGCGCTACTGGCAGATATTGCCCCTTAACCCGACGGAGATCGGCTATGGGAACTCCCCTTACAGCAGCCACTCCGCTTTTGCTGGAAACCCGCTGCTGATAAGCCCGGAGCAGCTGGTGCAGGAGGGTTTGCTGCAGCAAAAGGACCTGCGGCACAGCGAAAGCTTCCACGACGCCAAGGTAGACTTTGAGCAGGTGAGTGCTTTCAAGGTCAAGCTGCTGCACAAGGCCTACAAAAATTTCAGTAACGAGCTGCCGGACGCGCTCTGGAAAGACTTTGCCAGCTTTCAGAAGGAGCACAAGCTGTGGCTGCAGGATTATGCCCGCTTTGCAGCCTTTAAAAAGCATTACAAGCACAAAAGCTGGGTGCAGTGGCCGGAGGAAGTAAAGTGGCGTAAGAAGAAAGCCATTGAAGAGCTTGCTGAGCAGCTGCAGGAGCAGGTGGAGTTTGAGATGTTTCTGCAGTTTCTGTTTTACCACCAGTGGCAAAAGCTGAAAGTCTACTGCAACCAGAAGGGCATTGTGTTTTTCGGCGATATGCCCTTTTACGTGAGCCACGACAGCGCCGACGTCTGGAGCCACCCGGACCTCTTTAAGCTGGACGAGGAAGGCAACCCCACTGCCGTATCCGGGGTGCCGCCTGACTACTTTAGCGAAACGGGCCAGCTGTGGGGCACCCCCGTGTTTGACTGGAAAAAGCTGCAGGAGCAGGATTTTGACTGGTGGCTGCACCGCATTGCCCATAACCTTAAACTTTTCGGCCTGCTCCGGCTCGACCACTTCCGCGCCTTTTCGGCCTATTGGGAAGTACCTGCCGGTGAGGAGACAGCCGTTAACGGCGAATGGGTAAAGACACCGGGCGCGCCGCTTCTAAAGCTGGTTCAGGAGCGGTTTAAGGAGCTCCCTATTGTGGCGGAAGACCTGGGCGAAATTGACCAGCCGGTACGCGACCTGATGCACAAGTTTGACCTGCCGGGCATGCGCGTACTGCTCTTTGCCTTTGGCGAAGATTTGCCGCACAGCATTTATGCACCGCACCAGCACACCCAGAACAGCATTGTCTACACCGGCACCCACGACAACAACACGGTCCGTGGCTGGTATGAGCACGAGGCCTCCAGAGACGATAAGCGCCGCCTGCGCCAGTACAGCAACCACTACGTGAACATCGACAACGTGCATGGTGTCCTGATCTGGCTGTCGTACATTTCTGTAGCGCAGCTTGCCGTTATACCGATGCAGGATGTATTGGGCCTTGGCATTGGGCACATCATGAACAAGCCTTCTACCGGCTCCGGCAATTGGGAGTGGCGCATGCAGCCGCACCAGTTCACCCCAGAGCACCGCGCCGAGCTGAAGGAACTATCGCAGCGGTACGGCCGCTGGAAGTAA